From Punica granatum isolate Tunisia-2019 chromosome 1, ASM765513v2, whole genome shotgun sequence:
tcggcttggcttggcttgctcaagggtcccacttgactaggagaaaagccggaagaaaCTCGAGGCTCGATTGGTTGCGCGTTCGATTTTCGTagttcgcttgaacgacgaattatcgatgtacaTACGAAtgcgattttaatgagcctaatattgacatgctccTTGTAAGCGGATGCTCGGGTGACCCGGGGACTCAAAAGCTgattttgctccgtttggatgatcggagcgaagtagtccgtttctgtcgcctgttcgcgcctctgcgtgCTATACTGCTCGTGTTagcgtgctttgtgctttgggcagaacggtttacttgccGGCCTGATTGGAAATTGATAActggagacgtcctaggaattCGCGAACGGAGTtctctcagtgtttcccaagtgctttgatgtgttcggagaccactgcgatctctgtttgttagAAACGAGTCCCGAAAGTTTGTCGAGAGGCATTTGGGACCACTGAAATGTCACTCGAGAGACCTAATTGACTTGCTTGGCCCgaggcgaaatgatttccctagTCCTAGGAGTTGTAGAAAGTAAGTGGTGtgaagctcggacgtcaacatttccccaAATGAGCTCTGAACGCAAGATTCCGGGTGAAAGGGGCCATTTTGTTgctggaatggtactcgggaaacctaaatggattgtgcaatgtGATTAGGGTTCATTTtccaagcccttgaggtccctgggattgattggcataGATCTCGTGCATCGACAATTTGTTAAAGGAGGTCTCTGGCTATGTTTCTTTGTAGAAAAGACCCTTTTTtcaggtcgggatccactcgggagaccaagatgagtttcgaaaagcagtctgaaacttgttccatggCCCTGGTGGTCTTGGGGCGTGTGTAGGCCTGTCTTCAAGTGTCGTTTACTTGTCCGTGAATCGGGTGtcccgggagccctgtcaAGAAGGCGTCTACAAATGTTCGGGAATGCCCTGGCTTAAGCAGTagacttctgaaatgcgctcggacgtgccattggtcattttgataccacgagggatttttagagccccatattggataccttttGACGCTCTGGTGATCCGACGATGAATAGTACCATAGGGTCAGCTTCTGTTGTTTCGGGGATCGTTGTTTATTTCCCCTTTTGACTGCCCTTCTGAGCCTTTAGGGGGGACTTTGCTTCTCTTCTGTAGCCCGTGTTCCCACGTTCGCGCGTTCGCCTCTGATTGTCGAGCCATGAATAGTAATTCGAGCTTCGGCCGGGAGTCCTCGTGTCGGGAGGCGGTGggccaaaattgggtgctgacaacagCCAAACCCCACAGATATACAAAGCATGAACATCACATCAAATTGTTTCTCGGAAGTCACGTAGACTTCTCGAATGACTCTCAAGTGACAAAACAAGTAGACCTTTCATCGGAAATGCATAACGGGAGACTGGTCCGATGAAACATCGACAACCGAAGTTGgccatgcattgccccaaaaactatATCGGACAAACGTAATTGAGTAAATCAAACAGTATAACCTCTTTCAGTTACCCGAGTGACCTCTGAAAAGCAGAAAAGGCcgttttcaatggaaattcataACTGGATGTCCTTTTCGTAGAAACTTGACATCAGATGATTAGCCAACCCAATGCTAATTATCCCAaagctcaatgtggaattctCAGATTGAATTGCATAAATTCTCTAGGCCTCACAATTGTTCTGGAATGATTTCAAATGCCTATATACAGCCCTTCGAGATCTGTTTTCAACAAACAGATATCGCAGCGATCTCCGGATCACCCAGCAACTCAGgaagcaatatgagaaatctgGTTTCGGATtcttaggacgtctccggctccacattggtaataccggcttaatGATCAACTATTCAGTCCGACTGACAATGCTTGTCGAAATGACCAACACGgaatgcagacacaagatatgcatTCAAaaatggctaactttgctctgattgCCTGAAACGAGtcaaaccggcttccgagccccAAAACCACAcgagcatttttttttatgcaaaatGGGCAATCAATCAAGACCGAACTTCATCCCGACTTTCCCTCACAACccatgggacccacggccagcCCATGGGTAGCCATGACTTGCTCTTAGCCGCCTCCTTCCattgtcatcttcttcatcaagttAACAAGACAACTTGCAAGCTTATCTTCTTCAAAACAATATCTAAGTCTTCTACTTCAACACTccaccatcaccatccatccattaatgcttcattcattcaaaaccccaccctaattctcttaaaaattcggatccttTAAGCATGCCCCCTAATTGCGTTTTGTTTGCCTAATTGCATCATTAgcattgcatatatatagcctAAGCTTCTTCAACTTGAGGACATCTTCTTTTCATCAagcaaaagctctcaaactccacagcaaaatcgcagcccacagctcagccaacaACAAGCTGAAACCGGGCAAACCTTAAGTCGAAAATCATGATGATCatcatcccggcttaaatccaaacttgaccaaacttcatatcccatatTTTTTTGACCCCCTCAGTCCATTTCCGAAGTTAGATTTTCAGTTTGAAACCTCTAAACCATAGAAATAACCTAGCACAGAACCAGGACAGTTTAGGTCCTTCTCGGATCAGATTTTCCAACCCGGGTTTCATAGCTTTACAGGTCGATTTGAGctgtcaaaacccatcaacCACCTTCATACATGACCTAAGGGTGTCTAGGAGTCGAGAGATCTCGGAAAAACCCGCTGGTTTTGACTCGGCAAGAAGAAatagcccgactgcccagtcgggtagAATTTTCTGGTTCACTTGTAGTTTTCCTTGcatatcgggtcgacccgagaCCCTTTTCTTtgaacgaccaccacggtcacctccAGGGGTCTCTTAGGAGTGGGGAGCCATCGACGTTGCCACAAAATTCTATCGGGAGCCACCGTGGTAACGTCCGACCTGAAActtgcccagtcgggtctttTCCTGGGCGTGCTCTGTTTTGCTTGATTTTTGTAGGGCTCTATGGGTCAAACCGAGACCTCTGGCACCAAACGACCACCGCAGACACTTCCAGGGGTCTCTTAGAAATTGGGAaccaccgaccttgcagcaaaataccaccagGAGCCTCCAAGAGAGCTATTTCTTTTCGGActaccagtcgggtctgttggTCCAACCGGTTCTGTTATTTTTTCTAACTAACTCTATTTTGTTCTTGATTTTCGAAAAATCTAGATATGctctccttccgaaaccacTGCAGGGACGTTAAGCATCACCTTGGCTTTCCGGAACATCCAAGCACACTCCGAGAAGCCACCCGAGTCTTTCGAACCCACTTCCTTTCTCCCGGGTGCCAGTCGAGTCTGTCCAGCGCCCAATCGGGTCAGCTGCGTCCAATCGGGTCTGCTCAACGAAAAAAAGCCTATAGCCGACCCACCAACGGTTTAACTCGACTTCTAACAGTCTCATTCCGCATCGCGGGACttggtatgaccattcccgacttagaggggctaggacttttacgtttccTTTGCGTTTGTAGGGTGATAAGGCGGTCCTAGACCGGTTTGCATGCAAAGTTCAtacttttttgcatttttaggttatatcatgcatatttatcatcGTGttacgtgctagcatgtcgggaaatattgAAATCGAATTTGGGGAGACCGTTTTAAACCAGAACGACCAAGAGAGCTCACGTTTTCCCTTTGAGGAAAGGTGACCATGAGCCTTTTTTAGTTCTTCGGGTTATAaccggtttccttgccccgatttaaattgttttcccaaatttttatgtttttcccaAATCAATGAAACCGGTatcattttatcgatttcctaaataatttgtttgtgcatgtttgcatgtttaaatgtaTTTTTCAAGTCATGCCGATACCAATTTTTGCAaatacgtgtcatttatcatgtttaatGCTTCAGCATGcaagaaatagtcgaaattgggttaaagagactgcttgaaacccgaaatgGGTCAAGGGAATTCATGGCTATTCAGGTCAAGAACGacctctttacctcgatgaaatacgttttctcaaattttgtgcaattgcaatttcaatatcattGCAAATCCCGCGTTTTTAGAATGtcattttccaaacaaaaatgCTTGGATTCATGTATCAATGACTCTTTCAgggccatttgggttccgagggtattttggtcattttgaccaaattatcctcaaccttcctggacccgtcttggtcgtcaTGTCATGAATcgtttcattaaattaagctttttggaaattcaaactccattcagtggatcaattcatgatctgtctgattatctgtaacccgcacatttactACATTCGGCAATAATTTACAAGCAATaaatccacaaacgggttaatcggtacgctcacatgattaaacccacttgacACTGACAAaacttgcatgaattggtcattaattgataactcgtgtcgataagttgtcaaatgacgttagtgCCCTATTCAAAATTCGCATTTTAAAAATCTCGAAACGCGCGATCCGATGTTGCAGAgacgtctagaaaggacttgtgtgtcttaacttgagtttttacctgattttagataactcaggtcaggatacataAGATCTTTATAGATTACTTCCGGGTAGATCAAccagttctttggcttttttggggttcttacATAACCTTGAAAGATcgagggaattggtcgacactgGCTACAGGCctaggtggcccgcactgcaatgtttcccttttctaaaaacaatTTTGCAAATAAAGgacaaaatctttttttcaaaaattagcgagacccctagggttagcttgacggTAACACTATGGAATCCGGATAAAaataggctacctgttcaggtgcaggttcatctgcatagccttttcttatccaactgatgagtttttgtcatcctatcgtagattcagGTAACTAGAATGGTTATCtttgtcacaaaacatgcaaaaatcCTGATTAATCATTTACTCGGCCTAACCAAACGTTAGACAATGGTTAgggggaactctaggttccaaatctagagttaaaacacgagtttggcgaATTCAGTGGAATtacagtgtcacaatacaaaataactttaaaagcaatccacacacaaaggacttgactacagactcCATGTCTGTCAGGTACTTGAAACAAAGTCGATTGCAAAATGCTTTGCACACGTTTTCTTGCTTAGCATAGgacatttgcatgccaaaatacgcagggttaataatctgttaactCATGTAAACTTCACAATGACAAACAATTTGTCTGTAATCCACATGCTGTTTGTTGCTTTTatgctcttgtttgtccatgcgagtcgagctcGACGCATAAGACGCATTGgacttagggttcaacgccctaaccatcgatcacggggcccaacgccccATTCACCGAGAGCgcatttgaatttcagtttttcagtttttcCCTGAACTCACAGCAAGTCAGAGCGGACTAATAACCGAACACGAATCGACTGGGAttcaaccatttgtaatttgtatgtattattttcgagagcattgtgggaactttgtatattcatttttGTAAGAATCTTAGTCGGTAAGTGAACGGTCCGAGAATCGAACTAATCAAATCGGTCAAATGCTTGCCtagacaagagtaatcccaagatctcgcAGTTCCGATTCatgcaggaattcaaccatcatggtttgatgaactgtaacgcaagatagtgaaccgattctcCAACATACGGGCCGACTTCTCTCTCGgtttctcaaccgacatcgtttaatttaCAGAAATTTTCGGTAtcaaaacgtgtaagccgAGTGCAACATAATTCACggggtaaataaataaaactgcaAGCCTCGCAAGCTAgaataccgaaagggcgtgctggatataggcctgcacgtaacgtgaacccccgaactcgaattattcggttccgcacagaccaatgccttagcaaaattAGGTGTACCATTACCCCTAAACCCGGGCaacttaccggccctcgactttcgtgCCATAAAtgggcaagtggcgactcattctcatgTGTGTTCATCACGcgtcccacgggcgccaaaataggaagctaggttagacagAAGTTCCAAGTAAGGGAAcagatcgagtcggctatgccaccgaaccggccccttAAGATCCTCACTCGGATTTGGGGAAGTGATTACCCctaatcgggagcccccatccctagttaaaGGTTTTCCCAATActactgaaaccatgcataaacatggaccgtcatgctggaccaattttgccttcatgccgtcaaccgacccaaagtctaGTCTTTGAGTTGGCCCTTAGTCATttttttaggcgggccttttgatGTTTTTCAGAATGAGTGATGTACAGTGTAAATGACACAattatagttttattttttctgcacctgcatgcatgttttcaaacaaactaggacattgcatatGTTCGATTTTAAAAGTTGAACCGAcagtcttttccatttaggtAGGGATGGTCCGTCCGACTCTTTGTCTAGGCTCGACTGCATCGCACCGCCGGACCAGTAGATCAACTGCAGGAAGGAATGCTCCGACCAACTGACCAGGCTTACATCCGCAACGTTATCTTTAGCTTACAGCTCTTCGATGATTGCCCCATCGATCGGACGTTCCCAAGGATAGCTATCGAGAGCCTAGACAAAGAGATAGCGCGGTTGAACGTTACGCTAGACTAGACACGGGCAAAGGCGCGAAAGGTCTCCCATCACTAGGACTAGTCGACGACAATGTCTTCGCGTCTTTCCGTCCTACCTAATGCTCACTCAGCTGCATTCTGCAATGGATTGTCGATTCAATGTTTAGATTccttttaaaatcaaacaagcCATCTTTGTAAATCGAGGaatttgaatcaaatcaagCAATGACATTAGCGTTTCTTTGaaattcatgcatttcatGCATCCCATTCATTTAATTGTTGTCTTGCATGTTTAATTTAGTGGACCTTTTTCAGCGCCCAGACTTACGCATTTGTGGACTCAGGTACtcacaactggcgtcacaTCGGTACCCTACTCGTGCGCGTGTAAGGATGGCTGAAGAACAACCCGCGATTTCCGAGCAGGATACTCCACCAACTCCGGCTCATTGTCAGCCACCTATGGCACAGGCTTTACCGCATTCGACACCCGTGGGCATATCACCAGCGTATTCTGGCACTCCTTCAGTGCATCTCCCGCCACTAGTAGCACAGACATCATCAAACTTCGGTGATTTTGTGCGCATTGCTGCGCTCGAAGGAATGGTCAATTAGTTGGCAGCCAACATGGCCACTAACATGATAGAGCTCATGGCCCTACTTAGAGATCAAAATCGGGCTTCTTTGAGCTACACTCCGCCTTCGGGGCAAAGTTCAACGGTTGATCTGAACCCCGTGGTCCTGCCGACCATCGTTTTGGAGAGCGAGGATGCACCTACTTTAGCAATGACGCATGTACCGATGGTCTACCCGGTCAGTGATCCCTTGCTGCCTCCACCTGCCCCTACGGCTGTTCCTCTTCCACCAGTGGCATTTCTGACATTAGACTCGACTATGCACGTACCATCGCCAGTAGCCATGCCGATCCAACCTCCAATCTACACTGTTCTGCAGCCAATTGTtctcccgatgatgagtgcCCCCGCTCCTGCTCACACCATTGAGCATTTCCCTTTCCAAGCTTCACAATCCCATATAAGCTTTtcctaccaaactccaccgcctctaaatattcctccctATTAGCTCGGCACGCCTATTCAGGCGGCCCCTGCAGCTGCACCGGTAAATTTTCTCCTTGAAACGGAGAATGAGTAGGATAGGAgattgaagaaaatggaggAGACCATCAAGGCACTCCAAGTAGGTGGGTCCCGCTTTGATTACAGCGACGGCGACTGGAATCTCTTCTCGAGCATACGGCTGCCCAAAAAGATCAAGATCCCCGACTTCTAGAGATATGACGAGACCAAAGACCCACGGCATCATCTCGGCCATTATCAGAGCAAGATGTTGCAATACTGGGACTATGAGGAGTTCGTCATTCAAACATTCTAGGACAGTCTCACGAGATCAGAGCTTGATTAGTTCATGACGCTAAAAGCTGCCGACATTCCTACTTGGACGGACCTCTCCCAAAAGTTCCTTGACTAGTATAGGTTCTGTGCGGAGACACCCCATACTCTCCTAGATCTCAACATGATGGAGATGAAAGAGGACAAGGCCTTCGAGGAATATGCAGTTGAGTGGCGAGGAAAGGCAGCGAAGCACATTCCCTCCATTACTGAGAGACAGCAAGTCCAGCTGTTTTACTCGACGCTCAGAGATGCATACTACTCACACCTCTTGTCTCACACCTCTTCATTTTTCGAGCTGATCAAGGCCCGGAAAAAGCTCAATATGGGCATCAAGCTAGGGAGAATTGAAGGTCTAACGAGGAAGAAGGAGGGAGAGACCTCGAAAACCATTGCCGAGGCATCTTCCACAGGCGGTAAGAAGGGCAAAGAAACGTCTGTCAACCCGAGGCGTCAGAGCTCCCAACCGTATTCTGTGAGCTTTACACCTATGCCACCCCCGCAACAGCACATCCCTGCTCAAGCCCAGCCAAATAGAACCTCGGCTTTGAGACCTCCTCAATCGGCACAACGGGCCCCGGCCCCATAGACCCAGCAAGCCAAGCAACGGCCTTAGTATCCGCCTCTGCCGGTTCCCTAGTCACAAATCTATCGCCAGCTTCTTGTAGTCGGGAAGATTTTTCCTGAGACCCCTCACCCTCAATTCAACGCCGCCAATCAGAGTCAGACTCTCCGTTGTGAATACCACATGGATGCTCTAGGGCATACAACAGACAATTGTTATGCACTCCGATGCAAACTATAGGAGATGATCGATGAGAACA
This genomic window contains:
- the LOC116205354 gene encoding lysine-rich arabinogalactan protein 19-like is translated as MATNMIELMALLRDQNRASLSYTPPSGQSSTVDLNPVVLPTIVLESEDAPTLAMTHVPMVYPVSDPLLPPPAPTAVPLPPVAFLTLDSTMHVPSPVAMPIQPPIYTVLQPIVLPMMSAPAPAHTIEHFPFQASQSHISFSYQTPPPLNIPPY